A window of Pelagicoccus enzymogenes genomic DNA:
ATGCATAAGAACACATCCAAAAAAGGTTTCACACTCGTAGAAATTATGATCGTGGTTGTCATCATCGGCCTCTTGGCTGCGATGGCTATCCCTGCGTTCCAGAAGGTTCGCCAAGACTCCCGTGAGTCTGCCGTTACTAACGATGCTCGCCAGCTCGCCTCCGCAGCTCAGCAGTACATGCTCGAAAACAACGCAACTACGGTAGCGGTTACCTACAACTCCACCACTGGTACGATCGCAGCCCCGCTCGACGTGTACGTTCGTAAGATCGGCACTGGCTACGCTCTCTCCTCCAGCCTCGGCATCGACTCCACCTTCACCATCGGTCACCCTCAGATGGACACCGACGGAAACGGCTCGACCGTTCTTACCTTCACTGCTGAAGGTCAAGTCGAGTAATCGCGAGTCCGATACACTAAAAACTTTCAAGGCTACGCCCGCAGACGGCGTAGCCTTTTTGTTGCAACCCCTCGCCTTTTCCGTCGAATAGCAGGTCATTGCGGCGAGTAAGCTCCTCGTGAATCCCGAGGATTTGCATATCCACAACCCACTATGTCCCAGTATTTACGCCTCGGTTCCTTCCTAGTAGTCAGCGTCGTGTCCCTCCTTTTCGGGTTCGTATTGCTCGACCCACTACAGATGGAAAACGCATTTGTCCTAAGTGGCTATGCGAACATGGTGATCCTGAGCGGGTTGCTGGTCGCCGCCTTCTTCCCCAGCCTTTCCCTGAACGCGCTGCGAAAACGCCTAAACCGATCCACCCTGATCCTGCTGACAGTGTGTCTGGCCGCAGCCTTATTCATGTTCACGCGCGAGGGAGGTGGGTTTAAAATCACCTTCGACGAGTACGTCATTACCAACGTATCCAAAAACCTAAACCAACAACACATTCCTTTCACTCGGATTTCCGTGACGGAGAACGTCGCCGGCATTGAATCGATAGATAAGCGGCCCCTCGCCTTTCCATTCGTGCTTTCACTTGTGCACGGGGCCCTAGGATACAGCTACAAAAACGTCTTTTTCCTCAATTTCTTCGTCACCGCTGCCCTGCTCTTCCTTGTCGCCAAGATCGCCGAACGACTCTTGGACAGGAAAGCTAGCTACTTGGCGATCCTTCTCGCCTGCGCATCCCCCTTGCTTACCCAGAATTCCAGCGGAGGCGGATTCGAGCTTTTCAACGCCCTATGGCTTTTCCTGGTAGCATGGCTATCCATGAATTACTGGGAAGCGCCCAGTCATCGACGAATGTTTCAGCTCGTCGTGTCCGCCGCATTCGCATCGCACATACGCTACGAATCTGCTCTTATCGTGATTCCGGTCGCTGGAATTCTTCTGGCAAAGTGGATTCAGCAGCGAAAAGTTGAGCTCCCTTGGCTGACCTTGGCAATACCGCCCCTCTTCATGACGCTCGCTTGGCAACAGCTCGCGATTGCTTCCAATCCCGGAAAATTCCAGTACGAGACCGAAGGCAGCGGCAACTTCAGCCTAAGCTACTTGATGCCCAACCTCGAAAAAGCCTTCGAATATTTCTTCATCCCCAGCGCCGTCTACCCGAGTTCCCCTTGGGTCAGTTTCCTTGGCTTTGCCACGCTGCTGAGCATCCTCGCATTTTCCCTAACCCGAGGCAAAACGCTCTATGGAGGCCGACCTGAGCGCGGAGTCATGCTCTGCTACGCTGCTTACA
This region includes:
- a CDS encoding prepilin-type N-terminal cleavage/methylation domain-containing protein produces the protein MHKNTSKKGFTLVEIMIVVVIIGLLAAMAIPAFQKVRQDSRESAVTNDARQLASAAQQYMLENNATTVAVTYNSTTGTIAAPLDVYVRKIGTGYALSSSLGIDSTFTIGHPQMDTDGNGSTVLTFTAEGQVE
- a CDS encoding glycosyltransferase family 39 protein, whose product is MSQYLRLGSFLVVSVVSLLFGFVLLDPLQMENAFVLSGYANMVILSGLLVAAFFPSLSLNALRKRLNRSTLILLTVCLAAALFMFTREGGGFKITFDEYVITNVSKNLNQQHIPFTRISVTENVAGIESIDKRPLAFPFVLSLVHGALGYSYKNVFFLNFFVTAALLFLVAKIAERLLDRKASYLAILLACASPLLTQNSSGGGFELFNALWLFLVAWLSMNYWEAPSHRRMFQLVVSAAFASHIRYESALIVIPVAGILLAKWIQQRKVELPWLTLAIPPLFMTLAWQQLAIASNPGKFQYETEGSGNFSLSYLMPNLEKAFEYFFIPSAVYPSSPWVSFLGFATLLSILAFSLTRGKTLYGGRPERGVMLCYAAYITALLLLILCFFMGDLAQPISSRLALPFVVLLTLLGGIGLSVLYSHNHFGKTCVCGLTALSMLFATKVYSNPEYTTANRINKKIDWVRSFAEELPQGNYLFVTSMPHAMEVFGYNSIYTFRARQRLATLKVHMDLKTYNEIYFVQNLSFKTEDEIVKLKPLPNNTLGPAVSLEQVQEVSLIPFNLTRISRITDIDIEKDFMPTEPEPYEPGETVQFRYVSDKDFESWRKSLP